One segment of Candidatus Nitrospira nitrosa DNA contains the following:
- a CDS encoding response regulator, translating into MATVANGKTAVLLIVEDDREMRSLLCDEFCGMGYQLHEARDGDEAFLAVRQSVPDAILTDLRMPGGGDDYISRLRTVVPKCPIVVMTAFGDARLKAQILKAGANAYFDKPVHIAELKNCVQQLLNHEGM; encoded by the coding sequence ATGGCGACCGTGGCAAATGGAAAGACGGCGGTACTCCTGATTGTCGAAGATGACCGAGAGATGCGGAGTCTATTGTGTGATGAGTTTTGTGGAATGGGGTATCAACTCCACGAAGCACGGGACGGTGATGAGGCTTTTCTAGCGGTTCGGCAATCCGTGCCGGATGCGATCCTGACCGACTTACGGATGCCGGGAGGGGGAGATGACTACATCAGTCGGTTGAGGACTGTCGTGCCGAAGTGCCCGATTGTCGTTATGACTGCGTTCGGCGATGCAAGATTAAAAGCGCAGATACTTAAAGCGGGCGCGAACGCCTACTTTGACAAGCCGGTTCATATTGCGGAGCTGAAGAACTGTGTGCAACAATTGCTCAACCACGAAGGGATGTGA
- a CDS encoding PAS domain-containing sensor histidine kinase, producing the protein MDSPLQAGIDHMKDVDRLVMRVVHWAIPLLTIGIFVVDLLTPVGIAVSILYVIPLLLTVFRSKEQESLYFCVLATGLLWLGLFFKPPGSSLPYGVLNRTLGTSVLWILAMGLIHFRRLQQESVQAERELMSERVERAHAEGLMMEAQQARDDADREAVRAVVGRKEAEEQLLVSQLRLEGIIESAMDAIITVDEAQHVVLFNHAAEQMFGCSAHEAVGRHLDRFLPAQYREGHRYHIREFGQSGATSRKMGKLGTVMGLRSNGEEFPIEAAISLIAVEHQKYYTVILRDITDRKRTEEAHQESQRKLSTLMSNLPGFVYRCKNDRDWTFEYVSEGVSDLTGYTAQEYLVQRSISYGDNTHPGDRERVWQEIQAAVAQHRPYETTYRILTKLGEVKSVWERGEGIYATDSTLSYLEGFVTDITERKRAEHLLRQSEERYRRLIAVSPYAIVVIRGDRILFANDQAIKLFGAVKAGEILGRSVLDLFHPDYHSAIREHIHELVEGRAQVPMLEEKIVTLNGRSVDAEVSAARFVDEEGPAILVMLRDISERKRLQEQLRKTERIAELGTVASGMAHEIGTPMNVILGRAEYLMDRVTDEPIKKGLQTIITQVERITRVMNQLLSFARRKTPERCALDLRQVVEDSLEMFHERLARSRIQLEVPSVDPCPMVLADADQMSQVMINLVMNAVHAMPDGGILRVGLAPEPQMVRLTVADTGHGIPQEVIKKIFDPFFTTKEFGKGTGLGLTVVKGIIEEHQGSIAVDSQEGMGTTFTILLPMADSKR; encoded by the coding sequence ATGGACAGCCCGCTTCAGGCCGGGATCGATCACATGAAGGATGTCGACCGTCTAGTCATGCGTGTCGTGCATTGGGCGATCCCACTCCTCACGATCGGCATCTTTGTTGTCGACCTGCTGACTCCAGTGGGAATTGCGGTGTCGATCCTCTACGTCATTCCGCTGTTGCTCACAGTGTTCAGGTCGAAGGAGCAAGAATCACTCTATTTTTGTGTCCTTGCCACCGGCCTCCTCTGGCTGGGGTTGTTTTTCAAGCCTCCCGGTAGTTCGCTCCCCTATGGCGTGCTCAATCGTACATTGGGAACCTCTGTTCTGTGGATCTTAGCCATGGGATTGATTCACTTCAGACGGCTGCAACAAGAATCAGTGCAGGCAGAACGAGAGCTGATGTCGGAACGTGTGGAGCGAGCCCATGCCGAGGGGTTGATGATGGAGGCGCAACAGGCACGTGACGACGCGGATCGGGAGGCGGTCCGTGCCGTCGTCGGTCGCAAGGAAGCGGAAGAACAGCTCCTGGTCAGCCAGCTGAGGCTCGAAGGCATCATTGAATCTGCGATGGATGCAATCATCACGGTTGACGAAGCTCAGCATGTGGTGTTGTTCAACCATGCGGCCGAGCAGATGTTCGGCTGCTCCGCTCATGAGGCGGTAGGCCGGCATCTTGATCGATTCTTGCCCGCTCAGTATCGCGAAGGTCACCGCTACCATATACGTGAGTTCGGCCAATCCGGCGCGACGAGCCGAAAGATGGGGAAACTGGGGACGGTGATGGGGCTTCGGTCGAATGGAGAAGAGTTTCCGATCGAAGCGGCAATCTCCCTTATCGCCGTAGAACATCAGAAATACTATACCGTCATCCTCAGAGACATCACCGACCGCAAGCGGACCGAAGAAGCCCACCAAGAGAGTCAGCGGAAACTCTCAACCCTGATGAGCAATCTCCCGGGCTTTGTGTATCGCTGCAAAAACGATCGTGACTGGACCTTCGAGTATGTCAGTGAGGGCGTGTCCGATCTGACGGGGTACACCGCCCAGGAATACCTTGTACAACGATCCATCTCGTATGGCGACAATACTCATCCGGGTGACCGTGAGCGAGTGTGGCAAGAAATTCAGGCAGCGGTGGCGCAGCATCGCCCGTACGAAACGACCTACCGCATCCTCACCAAGCTGGGGGAGGTCAAGTCGGTTTGGGAACGGGGTGAAGGGATTTATGCCACGGACAGCACCCTGAGTTACCTGGAAGGGTTCGTCACCGACATCACGGAACGGAAGCGAGCGGAGCACTTGTTGCGGCAAAGTGAAGAACGCTACAGACGGCTGATCGCTGTGTCGCCCTACGCCATTGTGGTGATTCGAGGGGACCGTATCCTCTTCGCCAACGACCAGGCGATCAAGCTGTTCGGTGCTGTGAAGGCCGGCGAGATCCTGGGACGATCCGTTCTGGACTTGTTCCATCCTGATTATCACTCGGCGATTCGAGAGCATATCCACGAGTTGGTGGAAGGCCGCGCACAAGTGCCCATGCTCGAGGAGAAGATCGTCACCCTGAACGGAAGATCCGTGGACGCAGAAGTCAGCGCGGCGCGATTCGTGGATGAAGAAGGTCCGGCGATCCTCGTCATGTTGCGGGATATCAGTGAACGGAAGCGACTACAAGAACAGTTACGAAAAACCGAACGCATCGCCGAGCTCGGTACGGTGGCCTCGGGTATGGCCCACGAAATCGGGACTCCGATGAACGTCATTCTTGGCCGTGCGGAATATCTCATGGATCGGGTCACGGACGAGCCGATCAAGAAAGGCCTCCAGACCATCATTACCCAAGTCGAGCGGATTACGAGGGTGATGAACCAGTTGCTCTCTTTTGCACGACGGAAAACGCCGGAGCGCTGTGCGCTTGATCTGAGGCAAGTGGTTGAAGACAGTCTCGAGATGTTTCACGAACGTCTTGCACGAAGCCGAATTCAGCTTGAGGTGCCGTCGGTCGATCCGTGCCCTATGGTCTTGGCCGATGCGGACCAGATGAGCCAAGTCATGATCAACCTCGTCATGAACGCCGTACATGCGATGCCGGATGGCGGGATACTCCGTGTCGGCCTGGCCCCTGAACCACAGATGGTGAGACTCACCGTTGCTGATACGGGCCACGGCATCCCACAAGAGGTGATCAAGAAGATCTTTGATCCTTTTTTCACGACGAAAGAATTCGGCAAGGGGACAGGGTTAGGACTGACAGTCGTCAAGGGCATTATTGAAGAACATCAGGGATCCATCGCCGTTGACAGTCAGGAAGGGATGGGGACGACGTTTACGATTCTTCTGCCGATGGCCGACAGTAAGAGGTGA
- a CDS encoding sigma-54-dependent transcriptional regulator encodes MTEDWGAILVVDDDADMRELAYDMLKDRGHQVTMAGSGEEALKRLSEEDYAVVLTDLRMKGMEGIELLAEVKRRYPDINVILMTAFGSVETAVEAMKHGASDYLTKPVKKDDLVRVIERVVREASLRREVNRLRKEVHKEYSFHQILGKSKAIQGVFDLIRRVADSPTNVLITGESGTGKELVAKAIHFNSDRKDAPFVPVNCAAIPEQLLESELFGHMRGAFTDAKLDKRGLFEEAQKGTLFLDEISELPLMLQAKILRAIQEKEIRRVGATKPISVDVRIIAATNLNLNEEVKHKRFREDLYYRLNVIELKLPPLRERREDIPLLVEAFLKKCGTARGKDVKGVSEAALAMLMDYAWPGNVRELENVIERAVTLSRGEKISPDDLPPAVQGARGDRRVLDEAAEHTLPLHELEKEYIKKVLEKTGGNKYQAAHALGIDRKTLYRKLAEIEGKSHPEE; translated from the coding sequence ATGACAGAAGATTGGGGTGCGATCCTCGTCGTGGATGATGACGCGGATATGCGGGAACTGGCCTATGACATGCTGAAGGACCGTGGTCATCAAGTGACGATGGCTGGGAGCGGAGAAGAGGCCCTAAAACGGTTGAGTGAGGAAGATTATGCGGTAGTGCTGACCGATCTCCGCATGAAAGGGATGGAAGGGATCGAGTTGTTAGCCGAGGTCAAGCGCAGATATCCCGACATCAACGTCATTCTCATGACGGCATTCGGATCGGTGGAAACGGCGGTTGAAGCGATGAAACACGGAGCCAGCGATTACCTCACGAAGCCCGTGAAGAAAGATGACCTGGTTCGCGTGATCGAGCGGGTCGTTCGTGAAGCGTCGCTGCGTCGGGAGGTGAATCGACTCAGAAAAGAAGTGCATAAAGAATATAGCTTTCATCAGATCCTGGGAAAGAGCAAGGCGATCCAAGGGGTTTTCGATCTCATTCGCCGAGTAGCGGATAGTCCGACCAATGTCCTGATTACCGGAGAAAGTGGGACCGGCAAGGAATTGGTGGCGAAGGCGATTCATTTCAATAGCGACCGGAAAGATGCCCCGTTTGTTCCCGTCAACTGCGCGGCTATTCCAGAACAACTGTTGGAGAGCGAGCTCTTCGGACATATGCGCGGGGCCTTTACCGACGCCAAACTCGACAAGCGGGGTTTGTTTGAAGAGGCTCAAAAAGGCACCTTGTTTCTCGACGAGATCAGCGAATTGCCGCTCATGCTCCAGGCAAAGATTCTCCGTGCGATTCAGGAAAAGGAAATCAGACGGGTGGGTGCGACGAAGCCGATCTCGGTGGATGTCCGGATCATCGCGGCCACGAACCTGAATCTCAATGAGGAAGTGAAGCACAAGCGGTTTCGTGAGGACCTCTACTATCGACTCAATGTCATCGAACTGAAGTTGCCGCCGCTTCGAGAACGGCGGGAGGATATCCCGCTGCTGGTAGAGGCCTTTCTCAAGAAATGCGGGACTGCGCGTGGGAAAGACGTGAAGGGTGTGAGCGAGGCGGCACTGGCGATGTTGATGGACTATGCCTGGCCCGGCAATGTGCGGGAACTCGAGAACGTCATCGAGCGGGCTGTGACGCTGAGCCGTGGCGAGAAGATTTCGCCGGATGATCTGCCTCCGGCGGTACAGGGGGCGCGGGGAGATCGGCGCGTATTGGACGAAGCGGCCGAACACACCTTGCCCTTACATGAACTCGAAAAAGAGTACATCAAGAAGGTCCTCGAAAAGACCGGTGGCAACAAATATCAGGCCGCCCATGCTCTTGGAATCGATCGCAAGACCCTGTATCGTAAACTCGCCGAAATCGAAGGTAAGTCTCACCCAGAGGAATAG
- a CDS encoding response regulator — MLRILIAEDNDEDFVAFQRVLSRSNGATLIRCRDGEEVINYLSKALDGADSRPSIILLDINMPGTDGRETLVRLKSDSAFRSIPIVVFSTSTRPKDIVDCYEQGASGYMNKPVNYMELERNLCNLLDYWEHTMLLP, encoded by the coding sequence ATGCTTCGTATTCTGATTGCTGAAGACAACGATGAGGATTTTGTCGCATTCCAACGGGTGCTGAGTCGATCAAATGGCGCCACCCTCATTCGATGCCGTGACGGAGAGGAAGTCATCAATTATTTGAGCAAAGCGCTGGACGGAGCCGATTCGAGACCGTCGATCATCTTACTGGATATCAATATGCCGGGGACTGATGGGCGCGAAACTCTCGTACGTCTTAAGAGTGATTCCGCCTTTCGATCCATTCCCATTGTCGTATTCAGCACTTCCACGAGGCCTAAAGACATTGTCGATTGTTATGAGCAAGGTGCCAGTGGCTACATGAATAAGCCGGTCAATTACATGGAACTCGAGCGGAATTTGTGCAATTTGCTCGACTATTGGGAGCACACGATGTTGTTGCCATGA
- a CDS encoding ATP-binding protein, which yields MTANRETITAQNVDLSNCDREQVQFCNAIQPHGILLVLDEPDFTIRRASANTNSLLGLTPNELLGQSIDRVLGRRQGDQFRELVRHEKNLTGPPTCLLTASVPGPMTEAHVFTHRNQDGLLMVELESKGEAGRVSLPDLYSEVRASMAQLERTESLLEFFNLAVTRIRHFTGYDRVLAYQFLEDGSGRVLAEDREEGLESYVGLHYPASDIPEPARRLFSMKWVSHLPNVDYAAVPVLAADGEDGNPLDLSYSILRSVSIMYSGYLKNMGVKSTMVLTLLNNGKLWGLISCMHHQSSKHLAYEHRTAAEFLAHLLSLAMASKEELQNRDYARQLSQLHARMMEQMLRHMNFQEGLLRHDTNLLSYFGATGAVIAVDDHLHKLGTTPDDDQLRGLIGWLIDRMDQESFATDRLSTVYPPAESFRAAASGLLGLRLFAHKPQFILWFLPEVETTVNWAGDPHKPVEVSRINGIEQLMPRTSFALWKELVRGASRPWKAVELTAAADLRRVIVDVVLRKADELTCINEELSRSNVELDAFSYIASHDLKEPLRGIHNYSQFVLEDYADKLDDEGKHKLQTMMRLTERMDELINGLLHYSRLSREKLEAESTDIASLVQRVVQSLTPRLEELHVAIRVLGTLPTLPLNPVMFQEVFLNLITNAMKYNDKPDKWIKVGAATKSQSSRAATAMAEGQVVVYVKDNGIGIPTERQEQIFQIFRRLHARDAYGGGTGVGLTIAKKIVERHGGRLWVESEPNVGTTFFVALPR from the coding sequence ATGACGGCGAACAGAGAAACCATTACCGCGCAGAATGTCGATCTCTCGAACTGCGATCGAGAACAGGTGCAGTTCTGCAATGCGATCCAGCCGCATGGGATTTTGCTGGTGCTGGACGAACCGGATTTCACGATTCGGCGAGCCAGCGCCAACACGAACTCATTGCTCGGCCTCACTCCAAATGAGTTGCTGGGCCAATCCATCGACCGCGTTTTGGGACGCCGACAGGGCGACCAATTCCGCGAACTTGTGCGCCATGAAAAGAATCTGACCGGCCCGCCGACTTGCCTCCTCACCGCCTCGGTACCGGGCCCGATGACAGAAGCGCATGTGTTTACGCATCGCAACCAGGATGGGCTGTTGATGGTCGAGCTGGAAAGCAAGGGCGAGGCCGGGCGGGTTTCTCTTCCTGATCTTTACTCAGAGGTTCGTGCCAGCATGGCCCAATTGGAGCGTACTGAGTCGCTGCTGGAATTTTTCAATCTGGCGGTCACTCGTATTAGGCATTTTACCGGGTATGACCGTGTGCTGGCCTACCAGTTTTTAGAGGACGGTAGCGGTCGGGTGTTGGCGGAAGATCGCGAGGAAGGACTGGAGAGCTATGTCGGCTTGCACTATCCAGCCAGCGACATCCCTGAGCCGGCCCGTCGGCTCTTTTCCATGAAATGGGTCAGCCACCTGCCGAATGTGGACTATGCGGCGGTACCAGTGCTCGCCGCGGACGGCGAGGACGGAAACCCCTTGGACCTTAGCTATTCTATCTTGCGAAGTGTCTCGATCATGTACAGCGGTTACCTCAAGAACATGGGTGTGAAAAGCACAATGGTCTTGACCCTGCTCAACAACGGCAAGCTGTGGGGCTTGATTTCATGCATGCACCATCAAAGCTCAAAACATCTCGCCTATGAGCACCGCACTGCGGCGGAATTTCTGGCCCATCTACTCTCGCTGGCGATGGCCTCTAAGGAGGAGTTGCAGAATCGAGACTATGCTCGTCAGTTATCACAACTCCACGCCAGGATGATGGAACAGATGCTTCGCCATATGAACTTTCAGGAAGGCCTCTTGCGGCATGACACCAATCTCCTCTCGTACTTCGGTGCTACCGGTGCGGTGATCGCGGTCGATGATCATCTGCACAAGCTCGGCACGACGCCGGATGACGATCAGTTGCGCGGGTTGATCGGATGGCTCATAGACCGTATGGATCAAGAATCCTTTGCGACCGACCGGCTCTCTACCGTCTATCCACCTGCCGAATCCTTTCGAGCCGCAGCCTCGGGCCTGTTGGGGCTGAGGCTCTTTGCACATAAACCGCAGTTCATCTTGTGGTTCCTGCCGGAAGTGGAAACAACGGTGAACTGGGCCGGTGATCCTCACAAACCGGTAGAGGTCTCACGTATCAATGGCATCGAGCAACTCATGCCGCGCACGTCATTCGCCTTGTGGAAGGAGCTCGTGCGTGGAGCCTCCCGGCCTTGGAAGGCTGTGGAGTTGACCGCGGCGGCGGATTTGCGCCGCGTGATCGTCGACGTTGTCCTACGCAAGGCGGATGAACTGACATGCATAAACGAAGAGCTGTCTCGCAGCAATGTCGAATTGGATGCTTTTTCCTATATCGCCAGTCATGATCTGAAAGAGCCGCTGCGGGGCATTCACAACTATTCCCAGTTCGTGCTGGAAGATTATGCGGACAAACTGGATGACGAGGGCAAGCACAAACTCCAGACGATGATGCGATTGACCGAACGGATGGACGAGCTGATCAATGGCCTCCTGCATTACTCTCGATTGAGTCGAGAAAAGCTGGAAGCCGAATCGACGGATATAGCGTCGCTCGTACAACGGGTGGTGCAATCGCTGACACCTCGGTTGGAAGAACTGCACGTGGCGATACGTGTGCTCGGCACGCTCCCCACGCTGCCGCTCAACCCCGTCATGTTCCAGGAGGTGTTCTTAAATCTGATTACCAATGCGATGAAGTATAACGACAAACCGGACAAATGGATCAAGGTCGGGGCGGCGACCAAGTCTCAATCCTCTCGGGCCGCCACCGCGATGGCTGAGGGACAGGTTGTCGTGTACGTGAAAGACAATGGAATTGGTATTCCAACCGAACGACAGGAACAGATCTTTCAAATCTTTCGTCGGCTACACGCCCGGGATGCCTATGGTGGCGGCACCGGTGTCGGGTTGACGATTGCGAAGAAAATCGTCGAGCGGCACGGAGGCAGGCTCTGGGTCGAATCGGAGCCGAACGTCGGAACGACATTTTTTGTCGCGTTACCAAGGTAG
- a CDS encoding biliverdin-producing heme oxygenase, which yields MPDQRMVTVDVRHGFHRRLKAATRTAHRRLEAQLPLLDHALTLAQYHLLLRVYAGFYLPLEKAMETYHPPAFQDDWVLRRKSQWLLEDLISLGDTPDLIKALPLCCELPPMTSRADLLGASYVVEGATLGGHIILGRLHHSLGPFAHQYVRFFTSYGSHVPQMWTDFLHVLEAAACDARQELLIIESACRTFLSFEQWLSRNQICERLSPARLNEGSTP from the coding sequence ATGCCTGATCAGCGAATGGTCACGGTAGACGTGAGACACGGATTTCACCGACGACTGAAAGCTGCGACACGAACGGCGCACCGTCGACTGGAGGCCCAGCTTCCTCTGTTGGACCATGCGCTGACTCTGGCACAGTATCATCTTCTGCTTCGTGTCTACGCGGGATTTTATCTCCCTCTGGAAAAAGCGATGGAGACCTATCATCCTCCGGCTTTTCAGGACGACTGGGTCTTGCGTAGGAAATCGCAGTGGTTATTGGAGGATCTCATCTCGCTTGGAGACACGCCTGACCTGATCAAAGCGTTGCCGCTCTGTTGTGAACTGCCACCGATGACATCCAGAGCTGACCTGCTCGGAGCGTCGTATGTTGTTGAGGGTGCGACGCTGGGCGGCCACATCATTCTGGGACGGCTTCACCATTCACTGGGTCCCTTTGCTCATCAATACGTTCGCTTCTTCACCAGCTATGGGTCTCATGTCCCGCAAATGTGGACTGATTTCCTGCATGTTTTAGAAGCAGCAGCCTGCGATGCAAGACAAGAGCTGCTGATTATAGAGAGCGCCTGTAGGACATTTTTGTCTTTTGAACAGTGGCTTAGCCGGAACCAGATCTGTGAACGCCTTTCACCTGCCCGGCTGAACGAGGGTTCGACGCCGTAG
- a CDS encoding PAS domain S-box protein, which produces MNDCRDRLVILIVDDSPVNLYAKSRLVSQQGYEIHKATTGQEALRIARTVMPDLVLLDVNLPDISGLEVCHQLKNHPETQFIKVIHTSSISIRESDRTGGLTIGADAYLIEPTETEELFGTIKVVLALAHHERENRRLIERLAESEARFHTIAEAVPSFLFETDVTGRNTWASKGWCRFTGQTPEHVSGLGWADALHPEDRADTLDRWRHCMQNGVPFESTQRLRQADDTYAWVIVRALPVQDNHGTITRWICSVMDVDATVRAEEEQARLAAIVGSTSDAIISENLQGIITSWNRGAEVLLGYTACEIIGRPAILLFPPDRRGEEPINAFGTIETMHRCKDGRDICVSLTLSPIRNRQGDRLGTSQILREITGPK; this is translated from the coding sequence ATGAACGACTGTCGGGACCGTTTGGTGATTTTGATCGTGGACGATAGTCCGGTCAACCTGTACGCCAAGAGTCGACTGGTGAGCCAACAGGGTTATGAGATCCATAAAGCAACCACTGGTCAAGAGGCACTGAGAATAGCGAGAACCGTCATGCCGGATCTCGTGCTGCTCGATGTGAACCTTCCGGACATAAGCGGCCTCGAAGTCTGTCATCAGCTTAAGAATCACCCTGAAACACAATTCATCAAGGTCATACACACATCCTCGATTTCCATTAGAGAGTCGGACCGGACAGGCGGGTTGACTATCGGCGCCGATGCCTATCTAATCGAACCGACGGAAACAGAGGAGTTATTCGGGACCATCAAGGTGGTGCTCGCGCTCGCGCATCATGAGCGGGAGAATCGCCGGTTGATCGAACGACTCGCCGAGAGCGAAGCCCGCTTTCACACAATTGCGGAAGCCGTGCCGAGTTTCTTATTTGAAACCGATGTGACGGGACGGAACACGTGGGCCAGCAAGGGGTGGTGCCGGTTCACAGGACAGACCCCAGAGCACGTGTCGGGTCTCGGTTGGGCCGATGCCCTGCATCCGGAGGATCGGGCGGACACGCTCGACAGATGGCGCCACTGCATGCAGAATGGCGTGCCGTTCGAGTCGACGCAACGGTTACGACAGGCCGACGACACCTATGCGTGGGTAATCGTGCGAGCTCTGCCTGTCCAGGATAATCATGGCACCATCACCCGCTGGATCTGTTCGGTGATGGATGTCGATGCTACTGTGCGGGCTGAAGAGGAGCAAGCGAGGTTGGCAGCAATTGTGGGGAGCACCAGCGATGCCATCATCAGCGAAAATCTGCAGGGCATTATCACCAGTTGGAACAGAGGGGCAGAAGTACTACTCGGGTATACTGCGTGTGAGATCATAGGCCGTCCGGCAATCCTGCTCTTTCCCCCCGATCGCAGGGGAGAGGAGCCGATCAATGCATTCGGCACTATCGAAACTATGCATCGGTGTAAAGACGGCCGTGATATTTGTGTGTCTCTGACCCTCTCCCCCATACGGAATAGACAGGGCGACAGACTGGGCACCTCACAGATCCTGCGCGAGATTACTGGGCCCAAGTGA
- a CDS encoding nucleotidyltransferase family protein gives MLTSRDEVLKLIEQNQATLRRLGVRRLGLFGSYARGEAMPGSDLDFVVELSEKSFDAYMDTKIFLEDLFRSRVDLVTMSSIKPRLLPIIQREAVYAPGF, from the coding sequence ATGCTCACAAGTCGAGACGAAGTGCTCAAGTTGATCGAACAGAATCAAGCGACTCTGAGAAGGTTGGGAGTGCGTAGGCTGGGCCTGTTTGGGTCCTATGCCCGTGGAGAGGCCATGCCAGGGAGTGATCTCGATTTTGTCGTTGAGCTGTCGGAGAAGTCTTTCGACGCCTACATGGATACGAAAATCTTCCTGGAAGATCTGTTCCGGTCACGCGTAGACCTCGTCACCATGAGTTCCATCAAGCCACGACTCCTGCCGATTATCCAACGAGAAGCCGTCTATGCCCCGGGATTCTAG
- a CDS encoding HepT-like ribonuclease domain-containing protein yields MPRDSRVYLEDILEATRKIASYTANLSKAAFLEDEKTFDAVVRNLEVIGEAVKKLPEDFRAQYPSMEWKKMAGLRDILIHEYFGLDSEIVWDIVKSKVPTLNQAVRAMLNQ; encoded by the coding sequence ATGCCCCGGGATTCTAGGGTCTACCTGGAAGACATTCTCGAGGCCACTCGGAAGATTGCATCCTATACGGCTAACCTATCCAAAGCCGCGTTTCTCGAAGATGAAAAGACTTTTGATGCCGTGGTCCGGAATCTCGAAGTGATTGGTGAGGCCGTCAAGAAACTCCCAGAAGACTTCCGCGCCCAATATCCGTCAATGGAATGGAAGAAAATGGCCGGGCTTCGCGACATTCTGATTCATGAGTATTTCGGTCTCGATTCAGAAATCGTCTGGGACATCGTGAAGAGCAAAGTGCCGACGCTCAACCAAGCGGTTCGAGCGATGTTGAATCAATAG
- a CDS encoding adenylosuccinate synthase: protein MGNLVIIGAQWGDEGKGKIVDILARDTDIVVRYQGGSNAGHTVINERGTYIFHLIPSGILYRGMTCVIGNGVVVDPGSLLEEMDRLQAKGITFGKNFAISQRAHLILPYHKAIDRASEQSKGSRKIGTTGRGIGPSYADKMARIGILMGDLLNPTLFKRKLEENLVEMNWFLERLYKVDTFQVDKVFDQYMGYADRLKNHIVDTTMLLNRAIEKNKTVLFEGAQGTHLDVDFGTYPYVTSSSAAAGGACTGTGVGPTMIDAVMGIAKAYTTRVGSGPFPSELTDEVGRGLQERGKEFGSTTGRARRCGWFDAVVVRHATVVNGLTSLALTKLDVLDGCKELKLCTGYRYNGTIHKTMPADLDVLANCEPIYQRMKGWSTATTGTTSYKQLPAEAKRYLTRIEELVACRIDMISTGSKRAETIMLRNPLDCSRRRPTRLRK, encoded by the coding sequence ATGGGAAATCTTGTCATTATCGGTGCGCAGTGGGGTGATGAAGGGAAGGGGAAGATTGTCGATATCTTAGCCCGTGATACCGACATCGTGGTGCGCTATCAAGGTGGATCCAATGCCGGGCATACGGTGATCAATGAACGGGGGACCTACATCTTTCATCTCATCCCCTCCGGGATCTTGTACCGCGGCATGACCTGTGTCATCGGTAACGGAGTCGTGGTCGATCCCGGCTCTCTGCTTGAGGAAATGGATCGGCTGCAGGCCAAGGGCATCACGTTCGGAAAGAATTTCGCCATCAGTCAGCGAGCGCACTTGATCCTTCCCTATCATAAGGCGATCGATCGTGCCTCAGAACAATCAAAAGGGTCACGCAAGATCGGCACAACCGGACGAGGGATTGGACCATCCTACGCCGATAAGATGGCTCGGATCGGCATCCTCATGGGGGACCTGCTGAATCCAACCTTGTTCAAAAGAAAACTCGAAGAGAATCTCGTCGAGATGAACTGGTTCTTGGAACGGCTCTACAAAGTCGACACGTTTCAGGTGGACAAGGTCTTCGACCAATACATGGGCTATGCCGATCGACTCAAGAACCATATCGTCGACACCACCATGTTGCTGAATCGAGCCATCGAGAAAAATAAAACGGTCTTGTTTGAGGGTGCGCAAGGGACGCATCTGGATGTGGACTTCGGCACCTATCCCTACGTGACCTCCTCGAGCGCCGCGGCCGGGGGAGCCTGTACCGGGACCGGTGTTGGACCGACGATGATCGACGCCGTGATGGGCATTGCGAAGGCCTATACCACCAGAGTCGGGAGCGGACCGTTTCCGAGCGAACTGACGGATGAGGTCGGACGAGGGCTTCAGGAACGAGGGAAGGAGTTCGGCTCAACCACGGGACGTGCCAGACGCTGTGGCTGGTTTGATGCCGTGGTGGTTCGCCATGCGACAGTGGTAAATGGGTTGACCTCCCTGGCGCTGACTAAGCTGGATGTGCTGGATGGCTGTAAAGAGTTGAAGTTGTGCACCGGCTATCGATATAACGGCACCATCCATAAGACCATGCCGGCCGATCTGGATGTGTTGGCCAACTGCGAGCCGATCTATCAGCGGATGAAGGGGTGGAGCACGGCAACAACAGGAACCACAAGCTATAAGCAGCTCCCGGCCGAAGCGAAGCGCTATTTGACACGCATTGAAGAGCTGGTGGCGTGCCGCATCGACATGATTTCGACCGGGTCGAAGCGTGCGGAAACAATTATGTTGCGAAATCCGCTGGATTGCTCCCGCCGCCGGCCCACGCGCCTCCGAAAATAG